One genomic segment of candidate division KSB1 bacterium includes these proteins:
- a CDS encoding DUF4921 family protein, translating to MLERVHEAMYHVMPDGTEKQIHPFTGTEVWAIPGRRHKPIANERPKTAKKLEIHTPEDYCNFCEANYLNTPPEKGRLVRKDGGYYALERIDPSQLFATDAEFRRIPNLFEIVSVDYWKKNHDYRLSEKNLAWKQRYLSSKEGLAHVLHMVDMKLSMSGYAEAQLRSMSADEKLEYSDAFFGGCHELLIYRRHYIPGAQYDSDSFSSGMLTPDEHFWYFKFTIAAMEDIYDQNRYVRYVSVYQNWLRPAGASFDHLHKQLVGLDEWGVSVERELQLAHASPNMYNEYAANFASYQNLVVAENPFAMAFVDLGHRYPTIAIYSKSQHCKPSEHTDEELRGFSDIVHAIHAAMGNQLSCNEEWYYMPRDAIIPMPWHVLIKWRVNIPAGFEGGTKIYVNPFRLKDLRDMIVPRLFEVRDKGLIAGVCIAQECEVKPNSLKYYLNGRC from the coding sequence TTGTTAGAGCGTGTTCATGAGGCGATGTACCACGTGATGCCAGATGGCACCGAGAAACAGATCCACCCCTTCACCGGTACCGAGGTCTGGGCCATCCCCGGACGAAGGCACAAGCCCATAGCCAACGAGCGACCCAAGACTGCCAAGAAGCTTGAGATTCACACGCCTGAGGACTACTGCAACTTCTGCGAAGCAAACTACTTGAACACTCCCCCAGAGAAGGGTCGCCTGGTGCGCAAGGACGGCGGCTACTACGCTTTGGAGAGAATCGACCCAAGCCAGCTCTTTGCTACGGACGCCGAGTTCCGGCGCATTCCCAATCTCTTCGAAATCGTCAGCGTAGACTACTGGAAGAAGAACCACGACTATCGGCTGAGCGAAAAGAACCTCGCCTGGAAGCAACGCTACCTTTCCAGCAAAGAGGGGCTGGCTCATGTGCTGCACATGGTGGACATGAAGCTGAGCATGAGCGGCTACGCAGAGGCCCAGCTGCGCAGCATGTCCGCGGATGAAAAACTGGAATACTCGGATGCCTTCTTTGGCGGCTGCCACGAGCTGCTCATCTACCGTCGCCATTACATCCCCGGGGCGCAGTACGATTCGGACTCTTTTTCCTCCGGCATGCTCACTCCCGACGAGCACTTCTGGTACTTCAAGTTCACCATTGCCGCCATGGAAGACATCTACGACCAGAACCGCTACGTGCGCTACGTGAGCGTCTACCAGAACTGGCTGCGCCCGGCTGGCGCATCGTTCGACCACCTGCACAAGCAACTGGTCGGTCTGGACGAATGGGGCGTCTCGGTGGAGCGCGAACTGCAGCTTGCCCACGCCAGCCCCAACATGTACAACGAGTACGCCGCCAATTTCGCCTCCTACCAGAACCTGGTGGTTGCCGAGAACCCCTTTGCCATGGCCTTCGTCGACTTAGGTCATCGCTATCCCACCATCGCCATCTATTCAAAGAGCCAGCACTGCAAGCCGAGCGAGCACACCGACGAAGAACTGCGCGGCTTCAGCGACATCGTCCATGCCATTCACGCGGCCATGGGGAACCAGCTTTCCTGCAACGAGGAGTGGTACTACATGCCGCGCGACGCGATCATCCCCATGCCGTGGCATGTGCTGATCAAGTGGCGGGTCAATATCCCTGCGGGATTCGAGGGCGGTACCAAGATCTACGTGAACCCCTTCCGGCTGAAGGACCTGCGCGACATGATTGTGCCGCGGCTATTCGAAGTGCGGGACAAGGGCCTGATCGCCGGCGTGTGTATCGCACAAGAGTGTGAAGTCAAACCAAACTCCCTGAAATACTATCTGAACGGCCGCTGCTGA